TCTCGTTCTGAGGGTTTGCACCAGGTTCTGGCACGTCCTAAACCCATCCCGGCGATGCAGGGAGCGAggtgaaagaaatgcagagcgCTCCTGCTCCTTGCTCCCCCTCTGAGATGCGGTATTACAACTCTGCCATCACCTGCCTCTGAGTACCAAGCTCAGCAGAGGGACGTGTGCCTACTCGTCCCTTCATCCGCGGCTGTTTCCGCCTAGGTTCTGGTCCAGCCCCAGATCATAAAGACGGACTCCCTCGTCTTGACCACCCTGAAGGCGGATGGCAATCCCGTTATGGCTGCGGTGCAGAATCCAGCGCTCACAGCGCTCACCACTCCTATTCAGACCACAGCTCTGCAGGTACCACCCTGAACgtgttttctcctcttccccttcctggcGTTACTCCCTCTGgttggaggaggagggctgggttTTAGCGTTCATCAGTGATGCGGATGGGAGGGTTTCCAAGCGCTGCTCTGGTCGTGTCCAAAGTGAGTAATACCCTGCTTCTGCCAAGGCTAAATACACAGATTGTACATTTTTTGGCAGCCTCCCATGGCCAGTAAGCACAGACCAAGGGCACATTTCTGTTTACCTTTTTGTGGAATTACAAGGAGAAGAGTATGACCCAAGAATTCCATGCGGTTTTTAACCTCTGTGGGAGACGCTGAAAGGTAACTGGCTTGGAATAGCTGTGGaccttcttttctccctcagtAGCAACTAATAGCAGTGTGTTGAACATAAAAACTAATTAAACTACTCCTCAAAGGGCATTTGCACCGAGGATTCGGTGTCATTCAAGATGGCTCCTGTGCTTCAGGGCCATAACTTGTTATTCACTCGGAGAAACTTGTGCCCCCTAAGATGCTTTTATCACGGTCCTGTGCGTTCTGCAGAGATCCTTCTGTTCAAATATTTACTGCTGGAGACAGATAATCTTGCAAGTCCGGACTGAAGACTTCCACGTAACACAGTAGGCTTGTTGTGTACTTGTTGGCAGCCAGGCTAAAATGGTCAATTTGCTCGCTCTTAGGCGGCACTTCCACGGGGAGGTGAGGTTTATGTGACTGTGCCTGACAGACACGCAATCCACAAAGCGCTCTGAACACACTGAAATTTCCTGGAGATTATCCAAGGAGAGGTGGAAGACTTTAAGCTGAAACTTGACAAATAAgtgaaatgaaactgaattaatttctaCTATCCCAGGTGGAAGACTATTTCAGAGTCAAAATTGTTCCTAAATTTCCCTGTGGCTACTTTATTCTCGTTTCTGTCCGTCTGACTTTTAGTGTAAATAACTCTTCCTCTCCCTAACAGCTTCTCTGATCCTGGGTGTACTTTAGAGGCCAGTTGTACCCTTCCCGATCTTGTTTTGCTAGTTTTAgtctaaattattttctttactctgaCAGTCCTAGAAGCACCGCTGTGCAAGCGTTCTGGTGGGATTCATTTATTGTGGAGCACATGCTGCTTCGGTTTGGTGGAGATGCTCTGTCTACACTTAGGTGACCACGTCCAAACTCTTCACACCAGTGTGTAACGCTCGTTGCCTTGATTTCTCATCTTAAGGCATTTTTGTAGCTTAAGGTCGTTAGGGATctactttttcctcatttaatcTAACTCGAATTGTCTTTCTGCAGTCAGAACCTTTCTAACAGTATTGGTTCAGAGGTGGCGTTGCTTGTTGAAGGTCTAACAACTTCCTTTGTCCACGGAAGAGGTGGATTTGGAGAGGTGGGGCAGAAGGATTCGAGCAGCAGGAAAACCTTGGTCCATTTCTCTGTTTAGTTAGTGGATGAAAAGAGCATGGTATTGATGAAAGGGTGTTGGGGTGATGATATCCTTGGAGAAGAAGAGATCCTTTTACCATGGGAGGCAATGTGGGTGGTTTTTCTGGTGCTGCCATATGAGTGCTCATGTCAGCTAAAGAACATAGGGAGACACTGGTCTGCCTCTTTGTTTTTGAGCTCTGTGAACTCTTCCTGATTCTTTTTACTCATTTTGCTCTGACCATCGTAAATCTCATGTATATCAGCTAACTGCTATTGACACTTGTCCCTGTAGACCCTCGTCGGGAGCAATGGGACCATTCTGACCACGATGCCGGTGATGATGGGACAAGAAAAGGTGCCTATCAAACAAGTTCCTGGGGGTGTCAAGCAACCAGATCCACCtaaagaaggagagaggagaacAACTCACAACATCATTGAGAAGCGTTATCGGTCATCTATAAACGATAAGATCATTGAGCTGAAGGACCTCATTATGGGGACGGATGCCAAGGTAAAGATGTGGAACCTGGTGTCATGAATACTTGTGTCCTCAGGTGCTTGTTGCTCTTCCCAATGGAGCAGTTGGGTGCGTACTGCTGATAGTGGTGTGCGTGTGGATATTGGGATAAGACTCTTGTGGAATACTTGTGCAACGGAAAGCCTGATAATTGTATTCAGGAAAGGTCACCTGTAAAATGTTGTGCTAGCAGTACTGTTTCTTGGAAACCAGAACGAACAAACACATAAAGTACAGCTTACGTTAGGCCTAGCTTAAATAGGTCCTCTATGCAGAATATCAAAGTGAATGTCTTGATAATTCTGCTAAACCAGAACTTGCATggtttacatttcattttccttgtaaCTGCAGTAGGGAAGCAGGGATGAGgattttttgcttctgttgctgtttggcttctgttgctgtttgctacggtttaaaaaaaaaaaagaaaggttgaaTGCTGCTATAAAATCTATACCAGTGTCTTGCACAGAGCTTTCCAACTGGATTCCAGTAGATATGGAGTTGTAAAAGCTCCTTTTCACTCAAACAATAGAAACTTTCTTGCACCACCTGTGACCTGTGTTCAGGGCTGTGCTCTTCACGTTTCCCATCTTGGCAGAACCGTGGTGTTCCTGACACCCACGTGCTCGCATGGCCTCCACAAGCATGTGCATTGGTGAAGTCACCTTCTGCTGCTGGGTGGAAGCTTTAGGTTTGACATTGGTTATGTAAAGTGGCTTCAAAGTACtttagggctgtgtttccaagCTAGACTTGTCAGCCTTTTCTGGAAGTGTGTATTTTCATGGGGATGGACAAAGGACAGAGGCGGAGAGAGAACTGGTTATCTCAGTTAAACCATGCTATCTCAATTAACCATGGTTAACTGGCAGCAGCTTGCTCCGCCCCAGAAGAGAGACACTCATTCATTTCAAAGCTGTGATATTTCTGTTGGAAGTCAAGACATGAACTCTCATAATTTGAATGATTATCTGTTTCCActctgtcttaaaaacaaacaaacaaaaaaaaaacctgacaaCTTGGGTCCTAAATAAAGCTCTCTCTTCTCAGagagaatttaaataaaaacttagaGAGATCCCAGGTATGACGACGTGAGTCCTGTTGTCCAGTCCTTGGTGTGCCTTTCAAAGTAAGATACCTTgccattattttgttttatttatttattttgctgctgccaAGAGGTTCTCAACACCTTTTTGTTTGTACTCATGGTGTGAAGGGCTGTGGTACCCTTTTGAGCACGAGTGAGCCTTTGGAAGCTCAGAGGATGAACTGCGTTCTGCTTGTCTGAATTCCTTGCAGATGCACAAGTCTGGTGTCCTGCGAAAAGCCATTGATTACATTAAATATCTGCAACAGGCCAACCATAAACTGAGGCAGGAGAACATGGTTCTGAAGCTGGCTAACCAGAAAAACAGTAAGTTGtgggggctgtgcaggggggAGGCGGTCAGCAGGGATGTAGGCTGCCTCTTGCAGTTTCTTGTCATTGGCAAAAGTAGACGGGTGCAAACCGTGGTGATGGTGGCCAGTATTCCTGCAAGGGCAGAGCCAGTCTGAGCGAGGCTGGCAGGACGCAGGATCGAGAAACATGTGCATAATGCGCTCTGATTCTTGCAGAGCTGTTGAAGGGCATTGACCTAAGCAGTCTGGTTGATAATGATGCAGACCTGAAGATAGATGACTTCAACCAGAACGTTCTCCTGATGTCTCCTCCGGCCTCTGACTCGGGATCCCAGGCTGGCTTCTCTCCCTATTCCATCGATTCAGAGCCGGGAAGCCCACTGCTTGATGATGCGAAGGTACTTGTGACTAGATTCATCAAATTCAAGGTGTCTGCTTCAGGGATACATAAGGGCCAGGGTTTGAATTCTCCTAATTCTCAAGAATGGAGCCAGCAGACATCTGCCAAGCAGAGCTGTAGGTGTCAGAGATGCATTGGAAGGATGAGGAAGGTGTAtggatgtgttttatttttttaatgattgaGACTATTTCCTGAGCTTTATTGTCTGAACCATACTGTAGCTGCCACAAGAGCTTAGATTGGACTTTAGCTCCTGAAGATTCTCTGTGGACTCATGGTGAATGAGTCCCAGACTCATGACCCAAAACGGCCCACGGCTCTCAAGAGATGTCCTGTGATTACAGCAGGAGAACTTGAAAAAGAATGATGGCCTCAGCTGTGGGTAATGGGACTGTGAATAACCACAGTTACAGGAATCTGTTAGCTACCTTCAGCTGATGGGCTCATTTTGTGGATATCACAGAAGAACTGGGTCCTGAGGGAGACcctcagaagagaaaatgagtcCTGGCCTAAAGCAGGGATCCAGTTAATGTAACTGGAATGACTGGGAGCAGAAGGAATGTGAAGGCACTCTGGTACTTCAGCCTTATCTTACTAAGCTAGGGCAAGCTCTGCCAGAGTTCTTACTGATCTTGGTCTTAAACAAATGTTAAAACttgttctctttccttcttccctaccCCTCCCTTtgcataagcattttttttgttttaaataatactaagcagtttttcttccttttttctctctactaCAAACTCTTTGAAGGTTAAAGATGAGCCGGACTCTCCTCCTGTGGCCCTTGGTATGGTGGACCGCTCTCGAATCCTCCTCTGTGCCCTCACGTTCCTGTGCCTCTCCTTCAATCCTCTAACCTCCCTCCTGGATGCCCGAGGAAGCCCAGAGTCTGACAGCCTCGTGCGCCATGGCTCTGGCAGGAGCATGCTGACCATTGATTCAGGTAACGAGTTAGGGTGCTATGAGCTGGGATCTCTCTGAGGCATCTTCAcctttagtttgtttttaaggcaacTAACTGATTCTTATAACTTAATAAGGATTGCCTGAAGAATTACTTCAGAAACGTGCTGCTGTAAGGTGTTGAAATTGGCTTGTTTCATGTGCTTACTCCAGACCATTTGCAATTTAGAGGAGCTTAGGTGCGCGTGGGAGATCCTGTAGGCATCTTGTCACTTCCCCAGCTGGTCAACGTGCTTCAGTGGTGCTTTGTAAACTTAATTAAGCCTGGAAAATGACGCTGAGGTATTGAATACCCATGGGTGGATCTGATAGCTTTCCTAGAATGTCTCACGTTAAGGTAATTTTAGAAGTGCTGACTCAGTTTTTGTAAAACAGTCTTGTAAAAGTAACAGTTGTGATTTGGTTAGGAATGTCGGGGCTTGGAGTTGATGAGGAGGTGTCGATGCAGGTGTTTTCTGATTAACATTCCACCTGTAGCATCAGGTTTTGCAAACAGAGCAATACATCCTTGTTGGTCTGGGTGAGCCTGCGCTCCTCCTGTTGCAAGGCTTTTGGTGTGCAGATCAACTTCTCACTCTCCTTTTGGGATGCCCGTTGCAGATGCCGGCGGGTGGTTTGGCTGGATGATGCCCACGCTGATCCTGTGGCTCGTGAACGGTGTGATTGTCCTGAGCGTGTTCGTGAAGCTCCTCGTGCACGGAGAGCCGGTGACCCGGCTGCACTCGAGATCGTCGGTCACGTTCTGGAGGCACCGCAAGCAGGCAGACCTGGATTTGGCACGGGTAGGGCTGACTCCTCGTTCCGCATCAAACGAGTCCTGCAGGAGGGGGCATGGGCAAATGTGACCTAAGGGGGCAGTGCCTGATACTCGCAAGAATGTGGCATTTCTGGATGGTAGCCGGCCCGATTTTCTGGGAAGTCAGTGGAACTTGTTGGTCTTGAGCAGGTTGCTGCTCTCCCTCGGCCTGAAATAGTGAGGCACGGGCATCGGGGTGGTTAGAGCCGCCTGGGTTCTGTCCTTGCGCCTTGCTGCTGCGTCTTGTGGCAGTCTTTGGAAGCAGGGTTTTGGTTCCTGTCCCGATTCTGGCAAACAGTCGGTGCTGGAGAGTGTCTTTTTTGTAACGCGGGCGTGTTTTGACGGTAGCTCAGCGGAAGCTACCAGCTGGGCTAGATCTGAAGCTGGTGTAAGCTGCCCTCGTGCTTACTGGGATTATGGTGACTTTCCTCATCTGAAGACGTTTCCCTAGCTTGCACATCAGTTTGCCTTGCTCCCAGTGCTGAGGAGGTCCCAGAGTGTGCCTGTGGTGGTGCTTTTTGTTGCCTCACCTTTGGCTGTGATGTTTGCAGGGGGATTTCGCTGCGGCAGCATCAAACCTGCAGACCTGCCTGTCGGTCCTgggccgggcgctgccggcTTCCCGCCTGGACCTGGCGTGCAGCCTGTCGTGGAACGTGATCCGCTACAGCCTGCAGAAGCTGGCGCTGGTGCGGTGGCTGCTGAAGAGGACCTCTCATCAGTGGCGGGCCAGGGAGGCCACGGCGGGCTCTGAGGACGAGGCCAAGACCAGCGCTCGGGATGCAGCTCTAGCCTATCACAAGCTCCACCAGCTCCACATAACAGGTAGGGACTGAGAGGACAGAGACACCAGCCTCGTTGAACTAAATGAGGAAGCTCAGGGCTGCTCCCGCAAAgaaaaggctctgcaggagtggctgaagCAACAGCAGTGTCCAGTGACATCTTCACCAGTCTGCAGAGGTGGCTTAGGGTCCGTCCCAAGCAGCAGTCGATTGAATCCACTCATTTTCTGCCGCTTGTTTCAGTCCTGTCACTTGGGAATGTGATGTGGAAGCAGGAACTGGGGTTAATTGTTtggaaaaaagtcaaatttctGAAGCTGTGCAAGGCGCAGATGGCCAGTTGGTGTTGATGCGCTCCGAAAACCTGGGCATGTGCACATGTACTGAGGAAGTGCTTGAATGTTCCTTGAGAACAGttgtttttgctgcttcctTGGCAAACTGATTTGTAATTATAATAGGCTACAAGCCCGTCAGAAATCCAGGTTAAACTTCCGAACTTCCTAATCTTGCTGTGTAAGTTGTAGTTATGCCACCATGGACCACAATGAAACACTCTTGTATTTAAGAGTGTCTGTGTAGATCTCTGCAGGGGTGTGGACTGCAAAGGAGTGCAGTTCTGCGATGGTGGTGAATGTAGTGAGACAAAACTTACTGTGTTGTTCTGGGGGGAAGTTTTTAGCTCTGCAGGGCGTTCTTGCAGAAGCAAAGCTGTGAATGTCACCCTTGGTATCTGTGGAGGGAAGATTATAGCCACTCTGTGGGAATGCAGACAGGTGTGGGACTTCTGGTATCAGCTGCGTTGTTATCAAGTAGCTGGTGCTCGCGTGCCTCAGTTTAACcattctcctctctcttctggTGCAGGTAAACTTCCCTCCAGCTCCGCTTACTCTGGCTTGCACATGGCCCTGTGCGCCGTGAATCTGGCCGAGTGTGCGGAAGAAAAGATCCCCCCCAGCACCATGGCCGAAATCCACCTGACGGCCGCGGTTGGCTTGAAGACCCGCTGCGGGGGCAAGCTGGGCTTCCTGGCGGTGAGTGGCCGTGTGTGCTCTTTGcctccaggcagagctccaggaaGGGCTGcgagctggctctgctgcaggcacagcgCCTCCATTAGCGCCGCCGTTCcgcagcctgcagccctggtCCCTGGTGGCACGTCTTTCCCTGGGTGCTGTTCTCAGCCCTCGTCTCTCCCTTCCCTAGAGCTACTTCCTGAGCCAGGCTCAGAGCCTGTGCAGCTCGGAGCGCAGCGCCATCCCCGACTCGCTGCGTTGGCTGTGCCACCCCCTGGGACAGAAGTTTTTTGTGGAGCGAAGCTGGACGGTGAAGTCTGCTGCCAAGGAGAGCCTGTACTGCACCCAGAGGAACCCTGGTGAGAGCCGCTCGTGCTCTGGCTGTGTGACCTGCGCTTTGTTTGCCCTGGGAGCCTCTGCTTCTGTGCTCTCTGGCACCCAAGCAGGTGTCTCGCTTGAGGGCGTTCTCCTGCGTGTgggcaggaggggctgtggAGCTGGAAGGTGTCTGGGACCGCAGGAGCTGGCTCGTCCCTGTGCGTGTTACTGGACGTGTCATTCCTGGGTGCTTGTGTCTGCTGGAGCAGAACCCAGGCGGGTTAACTGGGGGTGGTGGAGGTGCAGCTCACCTAGGGCAGCATCATCGCTCTTATACCGGGTGGCTGAAGTGGCGCAGGGGTGTTCGGCCAAGGGCTGTGCCTGTAACTAGCTGATAATTAGTAAAACCTGTCATTAAAAAGGCCTTCAGAACTCAGTCTTCAGAAGTCTTTGCAGTAATTCCCTCAGGAATTTCCCTCTACCGCTCTTCCTCTCGCTCCTAAAATGCGGTTCTTCTTTATAGCTGCCCTTGTGTGTATCAGGAGGTGTGGCTGTCACTGCAGATAAGAAAAAcggtttgttttctttctctgtagcGGATCCCATTGCACAAGTTCATCAGGCGTTCTGTGAGAACCTGCTGGAGAGAGCTGTGGATTCACTTGTGAAACCTCAGACTAGGAAAGAGGTGGTGGGccaagaggaggaggagcagtgGTAAGCGCCTGTGCTGGGGACTGCTATGGGAGCTGTAGACTCTGAAAACCGAGCAGATGATTGTGAACTGAGTGCTCTGAGGCAAGCGGAGTGGTTAGTCTTTAACCAGGGCTTGACATGGCAAGCTGAACCTGACCACCACAGCTTATCAGCAGGGTGAGCTCTGCCTCTTGGTATGAAAACCTCTGAACTCACAGGTGCAGTTCTGACTCGTTACCAGCTGTAGTGGGgatttctgctgctggctggtgtAGTCCTGATCGATTCTTGTACCGGGCGGCACTTTCTCTGCCGAGAGCACAATGTTCAGAGACACTAAAATTAGCATGCCCCTATCACTTGGGTTGACCAGAGCATGTGTCCAAGGCtgtagagaaataaaagcttggCATGTTAGAGAGTGACCCAGCTGGCTCCCCGCGTTACGCATGAGAGTGTTTTCGTAACTGAACGAAGTGCCGCGTTTACCAGCAGTGAAAAATCAGACTAACCGCTGGCAGGAGTGGGAGAGCAGATGCTGGCTGAAATTGTCGTTGGCTTCTGCCAAGCGATCTCGCCCgatgggaaaaatgaaaatttgcagGGATCGGAGCAGCCCTTTGTGCTGCGCCACGTCTCCCAGAAGAGCGGGGGCAAACGCCTTAGGTGGGAAGGTTACTTATCTTCTCTGTACGTGTAAGAAAACTGTGTGCatttagctttattttcaaTCTTGCATCTGTTTTCTAGCGTAGTTGCAGACAGTGAGCAGCAGTTCAGTCTAATTGCTTGCACAGTACAATTGCTTGTGATCACATGCTGCGGGTGGTGAGAAAAGGTAGGAGGACTCGGATGATTGACGTGGGTTGTCAGTATACTTGTGGAAGTCCTGTCTTGTCCCTGCAAGGACTGTCTTTACCTAACACAGCGAGCCGTTCTTCTCCCTCTAGGGGCAGGAGCTCAAGCTCCTCCTCTGTAGCATGTCCAAGGAAATCAGATCGTTGCCACATACGCCACTTTCTCTGACCAGCACTGTGAATGCATTGTCACTTGCATTCACATACATTTGCATATATGCAAATAGTCACTAGCAGGAGCGTCGTTCAGCCTCGTGGAGGCAGTGATTGAAAGGGAGCCTGTAATCAACTCATAACATATGTCATGTCCGTCAGCAGATGCGAGGCACTGGAGGGGATGCTGGCAGcttctcttcagtgtttgtaGAACGTGGGGTGCAAAGTGCTAACGTGGATCATCTTTCACTTGAAAAGTGTATTACATGCTTTAATCTTCTCGGTGGGCTCAGACTAGTCCCCCCCATGACAGTGGTGCCACCGTTTTCAAGGACTTAGGGACGGGGGAGCAGGCTGTGCCCTAACTGGGGAGCAAAAGTCCAGAGCGTGCCCAGAGCGGCAGCAGCTCTGTAGCTGCGGTGAGATCCCTGCAGGCGCCTCGCCAGGATGATCTGCTGGTGGTGCTCCTTGAACTGGTCTGTGCACTTCCCCTCCCTGGGAGCTCTCTTCAGGTCCAACAGCGTTGTGTTACCTGCAGAGCTTGAAATTTCGGCCTCCGCCTGCCGGGCTTGTTTAAAAAGCTCACCGACTGCTCACAAACACCTTCAGGCTTTGGTGTCTCCTCCTTGATGTCACAGCGAAGCTCTGCCTTGCTTCTTGTTTCAGCGAGTTCTCCAGCGCGATGGAGTACCTGAAATTGCTCAACTCTTTCCTGGACTCGATGGGAAGTGGAGCACCACCCTTTGCCAGCAACTCTGTGCTCAAGTCAGCCCTGGGTAGGTCTGCCCAAACCgaagccctgcctgctgcaggaacTGCTGCTGATACCCGTCCCCTCCGTCCCCACCACCTCCCAAGCTCCAGGCGCGGCAGAAACGCAGTCTGGGGCGGAGTGGGGGTTTTGAGGGGATGCTCCATAAATGCAGGAAATGATGGTTGGGGGTGGCGAGTGCATATCCTTGTCGGGAGGGAAGTTGGGGGGTTTCTAGATAAGCAGGCAGGGGGAGTTCTGGCCAAGTCCTTGCTGACCAGGTGCAGTCTCAGCATCCCAACCTCCTCCCATGGTCAGATGTGGGGTGTTTGCTTGCTGCCCAGGGGCTCCAtgctcccccagcacagcagctgcatccCTGTGAGGTGGGCTTGGTCTGCAGGCTCCCTCTGGCTCCGTGGTGCTGCCCTGGTGGTGGGGTCACGGGGTGCCACCCCGTTCCTCCAACCTGTGACTCTGCTTTTGTAGGCCCGGACGTGGTGTGCAGGTGGTGGTCGGCAGCAGTTGCCATGTCAATCGGCTGGCTCAGAGGGGACGACGCAGCTGTGAGGTCACATTTCACAGAAGTGGAGCGCGTGCCGAAATCCCTGGAGATGTCTGAGTGCGTGGGCTTCGTACCACTTCAAAATCCCGCTCCTTCTTCCCTAACCACCCGCTGGCACCGCAGCTGTGTGCTGGGAATGACTGGAAGGGGGCAGAATTGCTTCGTTAGAGGCgttttggttttgctctaaTTACACCTCACTGTCACCAccaagatgatcagagggctggaacacctctgctatgaagagaggctgagagagctggggttgctGACCGCggagaacagaaggctctgGGAGGCTGTACTGCAGCCTTGCGATACTTAAGGGGGtgacaggaaagctggggagggaccctGTCAGGGTGTGTAGTGTCAGGATGGGGTAATGATTTaataaaagagggtagatttagatgagataCAAGGAAGAATTCATCCAAAGgatggtgaggccctggcacaggttgcccagagaagctgtgggttcCCcatctggaggtgttcaaggctgggctggatggggctttgggcagcctgggctggtgggaggtgtccctgcccatgccagggggttggaactgggtgggctttaaggtcccttccaacccaaagcattctgtgagtctgtgaaaATCAAAGCTTGCATACTGATGGAAAAGACAGTTCCACCTTCTTGATTCAGATCGCATGAAAGCTGCTTAGACAGTTCCCTTCCATTTCTCTGCATAGCTTGAGTAGGTGAGGAACAacttccatcttttttcttcctccctaaGAAGCTGTGATCTCTCAGCTCCTGGAGGTGGGAGGCTGGCAGCTGATGCTGGCTGTTGCTTGAGctcagcccctggggctgccccatggcaCCACGGCACGGCACCGCTCGGAAGCAGCgctctttctcttccaggaaCGCCCTGGTGAAAGCCACCTTCCACCTGTGCAAAGCCATGCAGGCCTCGCTGTCGGGGAAGGCGGACGGGCAGCAGAGCTCGCTGGGTCACTGCGAGAGGGCCAGCAGCCACCTGTGGAACAGCCTGAACATGAGCAGCGGCGCCTCCAGCACCACCCTCAGCAACGTAAGGGCCAGGAGCTGCGGCACCATGTGTGCTCTGTCGCGGCTGTGAGGCTTCCCTGTGTGTCTGCATTCTCTGCTCATCCTGTGTCTGATAGGAATAAGGGGAAtgctttctccctttccatCCCAAGGGCATTGAATGCTTTCCCTCCCCGCTGCACGGAGGGGCAGTGCTGCAAGTACTGCATCGTTATGCTGCCAATACCTGTCAccccttctgtttgtttgtttttttggccaCTTTGAAATTGGCCCATGGAAAACCTCCGTCTCTGTCCTCCGAGGGGAAGATGCTGACACCTGTGAGACAAGGACCTCATTATGTCAAACCCGCTCTGTTTCAAGAGCGCTTGAACCCTCTCCCGCAGAAGTGGGACTGTGCTGTGCTATTCCTGAGCGTGTGTgttgcttgtttcattttctccccaggGTTACCGAAAGCTGGAGCCTTCCTGTGCGGCATACGGGGGACGGTTCTGGTCCCTTCTGTCGCTCCTGGGTGGCAGCTGTAGTGCATTGTAGTTGCATTGCATGTGACGGCAGTAACTGTGCAATGTTTCTGCAGTGCAGTACAGAGGCACTCTCCACTTCCACGGCACAGGTAGAGTCTCCCAAGGGCAACCAGAATAGCGAGCGGTGCTAGGGGGCAGCAACAGCTGGGGAAAAGGGATTTGGGTGGGTGGGAGGCACTGCTGTCCTCCGTGGGCTGCGCTAAGCCGTGTGTCTGCCCCCTGGCTCTCGCAGGTGATCCAGCTGCTGGCCTGCgacctgctgctgtccctccGCACCAGCCTGTGGCAGAAGCAGgcgagcagcagccaggctctggGCGAGACCTACCACGCCTCGGCCTCCGAGCTCACTGGCTTCCAGCGGGACCTCGGCAGCCTGCGCAAGCTGGCCCACGGCTTCAGGCCCGCGTACCGCAAGGTGAGGCTTCGTCCCTCGCCCCTGCTTTCAGCCAGGGGGTTCCGCAGCATCCTGCCCCTCACcaccttcccctttcctccagGTCTTCCTCCACGAGGCCACCGTGCGCCTGATGGCGGGGGCCAGCCCCACGCGCACccaccagctgctggagcacagcctCAGGCGCCGCACGCCCCAGAGCAGCAAGCAAGgtcagccccggggctgggagctgcagggctgctcatGTCAGCCATGGCCGGCAGGGCCAGGTGTCGCGGCAGCGCCTCTGCTAGCTTTTTGTCTCCTCTTTGTGCTTAGGTGAGCTGGACGCGCTGCCGGGGCAGAGGGAGCGCGCCACGGCCATCCTGCTGGCCTGCCGCCACCTCCCGCTCTCCTTCCTCTCGTCGCCTGGCCAGCGCGCCGTGCTGCTGGCCGAGGCCGCGCGCACCCTGGAGAAGGTGGGGGACAAGCGCTCGTGCAACGACTGCCAGCAGATGATCGTCAAGCTCAGCGGGGGCACGGCCATCGCCGCCTCCTAACACcttgccagcccccagcccggaCTTCTCTGAGTTGAAGAATGAATTGGGGGATAAAGAg
This window of the Oxyura jamaicensis isolate SHBP4307 breed ruddy duck chromosome 1 unlocalized genomic scaffold, BPBGC_Ojam_1.0 oxy1_random_OJ106547, whole genome shotgun sequence genome carries:
- the LOC118156908 gene encoding sterol regulatory element-binding protein 2-like isoform X1, with product MEGPELGADGMDTLTELGDELTLGDIDEMLQFVSNQAGDFPDLFSDPLCGTFQGGGGSTTTTSSSSGSGTLDPPRPYSQAPLQPFPPPAASPQLQSVQVKVPPQRPAPLLQPRPQLQPQLQQQTVMIAPTFSSAPQTRIIQQPVIYQNTATSFQVLQPQVQSLVTSSQVQPVAIQQQVQAVQAQRVLTQAAGGTIQTLAPATVQTVAAPQVQQVPVLVQPQIIKTDSLVLTTLKADGNPVMAAVQNPALTALTTPIQTTALQTLVGSNGTILTTMPVMMGQEKVPIKQVPGGVKQPDPPKEGERRTTHNIIEKRYRSSINDKIIELKDLIMGTDAKMHKSGVLRKAIDYIKYLQQANHKLRQENMVLKLANQKNKLLKGIDLSSLVDNDADLKIDDFNQNVLLMSPPASDSGSQAGFSPYSIDSEPGSPLLDDAKVKDEPDSPPVALGMVDRSRILLCALTFLCLSFNPLTSLLDARGSPESDSLVRHGSGRSMLTIDSDAGGWFGWMMPTLILWLVNGVIVLSVFVKLLVHGEPVTRLHSRSSVTFWRHRKQADLDLARGDFAAAASNLQTCLSVLGRALPASRLDLACSLSWNVIRYSLQKLALVRWLLKRTSHQWRAREATAGSEDEAKTSARDAALAYHKLHQLHITGKLPSSSAYSGLHMALCAVNLAECAEEKIPPSTMAEIHLTAAVGLKTRCGGKLGFLASYFLSQAQSLCSSERSAIPDSLRWLCHPLGQKFFVERSWTVKSAAKESLYCTQRNPADPIAQVHQAFCENLLERAVDSLVKPQTRKEVVGQEEEEQCEFSSAMEYLKLLNSFLDSMGSGAPPFASNSVLKSALGPDVVCRWWSAAVAMSIGWLRGDDAAVRSHFTEVERVPKSLEMSENALVKATFHLCKAMQASLSGKADGQQSSLGHCERASSHLWNSLNMSSGASSTTLSNVIQLLACDLLLSLRTSLWQKQASSSQALGETYHASASELTGFQRDLGSLRKLAHGFRPAYRKVFLHEATVRLMAGASPTRTHQLLEHSLRRRTPQSSKQGELDALPGQRERATAILLACRHLPLSFLSSPGQRAVLLAEAARTLEKVGDKRSCNDCQQMIVKLSGGTAIAAS
- the LOC118156908 gene encoding sterol regulatory element-binding protein 2-like isoform X2, yielding MEGPELGADGMDTLTELGDELTLGDIDEMLQFVSNQAGDFPDLFSDPLCGTFQGGGGSTTTTSSSSGSGTLDPPRPYSQAPLQPFPPPAASPQLQSVQVKVPPQRPAPLLQPRPQLQPQLQQQTVMIAPTFSSAPQTRIIQQPVIYQNTATSFQVLQPQVQSLVTSSQVQPVAIQQQVQAVQAQRVLTQAAGGTIQTLAPATVQTVAAPQVQQVPVLVQPQIIKTDSLVLTTLKADGNPVMAAVQNPALTALTTPIQTTALQTLVGSNGTILTTMPVMMGQEKVPIKQVPGGVKQPDPPKEGERRTTHNIIEKRYRSSINDKIIELKDLIMGTDAKMHKSGVLRKAIDYIKYLQQANHKLRQENMVLKLANQKNNLKIDDFNQNVLLMSPPASDSGSQAGFSPYSIDSEPGSPLLDDAKVKDEPDSPPVALGMVDRSRILLCALTFLCLSFNPLTSLLDARGSPESDSLVRHGSGRSMLTIDSDAGGWFGWMMPTLILWLVNGVIVLSVFVKLLVHGEPVTRLHSRSSVTFWRHRKQADLDLARGDFAAAASNLQTCLSVLGRALPASRLDLACSLSWNVIRYSLQKLALVRWLLKRTSHQWRAREATAGSEDEAKTSARDAALAYHKLHQLHITGKLPSSSAYSGLHMALCAVNLAECAEEKIPPSTMAEIHLTAAVGLKTRCGGKLGFLASYFLSQAQSLCSSERSAIPDSLRWLCHPLGQKFFVERSWTVKSAAKESLYCTQRNPADPIAQVHQAFCENLLERAVDSLVKPQTRKEVVGQEEEEQCEFSSAMEYLKLLNSFLDSMGSGAPPFASNSVLKSALGPDVVCRWWSAAVAMSIGWLRGDDAAVRSHFTEVERVPKSLEMSENALVKATFHLCKAMQASLSGKADGQQSSLGHCERASSHLWNSLNMSSGASSTTLSNVIQLLACDLLLSLRTSLWQKQASSSQALGETYHASASELTGFQRDLGSLRKLAHGFRPAYRKVFLHEATVRLMAGASPTRTHQLLEHSLRRRTPQSSKQGELDALPGQRERATAILLACRHLPLSFLSSPGQRAVLLAEAARTLEKVGDKRSCNDCQQMIVKLSGGTAIAAS